In Candidatus Zixiibacteriota bacterium, a single window of DNA contains:
- a CDS encoding PorV/PorQ family protein, giving the protein MKRAPLLLLLALLALSLSPAVFAGTGAGLTPIFNSGAGGRALGMGGANVALANDASAIFWNPAALTNLNDRSLSLMHLPLPEGTTYSFAAFGWPTLDYGTFSVGAFLLRTDDIERRDSQGRLNGTFSSSEQLFLIGYGKQVNRYIALGATLKLFGQDFDNQSAYGGGADVGLRVALSEKLHLGLNAQNLLAPEIRLDRDAETLPINFKAGVGIILPISDGRHRLSLEVDVDKTENVDPLFHTGAEFAILNHYFLRAGYDVDQVNLGAGLKVGFAQFGYTFRTQDYFDAQHRFSVDISLGGSQESMLARRENERRVAAEQLARETRERDLNFAMTQARYFYQNGMYDSAEVYYEKVYVLADQGDEEASQRLNDIEQRRAQELTETVRAGVLAETDSLKAEEVFADLREALNLKDLDAAAVTLSRLRPAFSDDQRFQQGEAEYNLLTTDRIDALRTEATRQVAAGKLSEAAVRYGEILKLNPDDQAAQRGLTQINNRITSLGLLRSGVAAYDVGDSAQARDYLSRALAANPQDSVAQMLLNRLESRRSIGSVSLADIQKDNVTWKIYLEGIEKFRGGEYAEAIRLWQQVLQRYPGNSDTEKNIQQAKLRLQSTGSIE; this is encoded by the coding sequence ATGAAACGCGCACCGCTATTGCTCTTGCTTGCTTTGCTGGCACTCTCTCTGAGTCCAGCCGTGTTTGCCGGCACCGGCGCCGGCTTGACGCCGATCTTCAATTCCGGCGCCGGCGGACGGGCGCTGGGGATGGGCGGCGCTAACGTCGCTCTCGCCAACGACGCCTCAGCAATCTTCTGGAATCCGGCGGCGCTGACCAATCTTAATGATCGCTCCCTGTCTCTGATGCATTTGCCGCTGCCCGAGGGTACCACCTACTCGTTTGCGGCCTTCGGTTGGCCGACGCTGGACTATGGCACGTTCTCGGTCGGAGCTTTCTTGCTGCGCACCGACGACATCGAACGTCGCGATTCCCAGGGCCGCCTGAACGGCACCTTCAGCTCCAGTGAGCAGTTGTTCCTGATCGGTTACGGCAAGCAAGTCAATCGCTACATCGCTCTGGGTGCGACCCTGAAACTGTTCGGCCAGGATTTCGACAATCAGTCCGCGTATGGCGGCGGCGCTGACGTTGGCTTGCGCGTGGCCCTCAGCGAGAAACTGCACCTCGGCCTGAACGCCCAGAATCTGCTCGCGCCGGAAATTCGCCTCGACCGCGATGCCGAAACCCTGCCGATCAACTTCAAGGCCGGCGTCGGCATCATCCTGCCAATCTCCGACGGTCGCCACCGCCTGTCACTCGAAGTTGACGTTGACAAGACGGAGAACGTCGATCCGCTGTTCCATACCGGTGCTGAATTCGCGATCCTCAATCATTACTTCCTGCGCGCCGGTTACGACGTTGACCAGGTCAATCTCGGTGCCGGGTTGAAAGTCGGCTTTGCGCAATTCGGTTACACGTTTAGAACTCAGGACTACTTCGACGCCCAACACCGCTTCTCCGTAGACATCTCCCTGGGCGGCTCGCAGGAGTCGATGCTGGCCCGGCGGGAAAACGAACGGCGCGTGGCCGCCGAGCAGCTTGCGCGCGAGACGCGCGAGCGCGACCTGAACTTCGCGATGACCCAGGCACGCTACTTCTATCAGAATGGCATGTATGATTCCGCCGAAGTGTACTATGAGAAAGTCTATGTGCTTGCGGATCAGGGAGACGAAGAAGCATCCCAGCGTCTTAATGACATCGAGCAACGTCGCGCGCAAGAGCTGACCGAAACCGTCCGGGCCGGGGTGCTGGCCGAGACTGATTCCCTCAAGGCGGAAGAAGTCTTCGCTGATCTGCGCGAAGCCCTCAATCTCAAAGACCTCGATGCTGCGGCCGTGACGCTGTCGCGCTTGCGCCCCGCCTTTAGCGATGATCAGCGTTTTCAGCAGGGCGAAGCCGAATACAATCTGTTGACCACAGATCGGATCGACGCTCTCCGCACGGAAGCCACACGGCAAGTTGCGGCCGGAAAGCTGAGCGAGGCGGCCGTGCGTTACGGCGAAATTCTCAAGTTGAATCCCGACGACCAGGCGGCACAGCGGGGTCTGACCCAGATCAACAATCGCATTACATCGCTGGGGCTCCTGCGCTCCGGTGTTGCCGCGTATGACGTCGGCGACTCGGCGCAGGCCCGCGACTACCTGTCCCGCGCGCTTGCCGCCAATCCTCAGGATTCGGTAGCGCAGATGCTGCTCAACCGGCTGGAGTCCCGGCGCAGCATCGGCAGTGTCTCGCTGGCGGATATCCAGAAAGACAACGTCACCTGGAAGATCTATCTCGAAGGGATTGAGAAGTTCCGCGGCGGGGAATATGCCGAAGCAATCCGTCTTTGGCAGCAAGTGCTCCAACGCTATCCCGGTAACAGCGATACGGAGAAGAACATTCAACAAGCTAAGCTAAGACTTCAATCTACCGGCTCAATTGAATGA
- a CDS encoding SpoIIE family protein phosphatase, with protein MRLFARPVKEIFAEFPAVESKLPDIRGFVEGVMAETPFRRKDVTAILLAIEEACTNVIRHAYLYGEGTIKLKLSLYADRIGVSIYDRGRSFEFEKTSDPNLDHYIKTGRKGGLGIYLIRKVTDDVSYQSSGGVNELRIMKRYPGAKPETVVKAEGVSIRLKFALWTSLIMTAVIVSVYFLWESRMVDWRQDQFESSIEEYGNAISAQAANHFINRSSDVEFDEFVRNFARQNQDVRYIYILDEQGTILASTDSPDKLHTAYHPPAAVDPARVGDAQVYNDPAGTNVFHVIEAVNYEGRNFGRLHIGFGEERLLQGIAAARKTILITIALAMIIVIGAVYLLSNYFVRPIQRLIDGVRRIGKGDLDSKIEVAGAAEYNAIAEAFNEMRVKFKEAQANVVEQERMRKEMQVAQDIQHTLLPKSFPDIEGFDIATIYRAAKDVGGDYYDFVWLDEKTLGIVVADVSGKGVPGSLVMTMIRTAIRLESRGARSPVDILCNVNEFVTEDVRKGMFITIFMVVIDTQQRKISFASAGHNPMILYRKDDDKTYFMNPRGIPLGITLPDGVSFEENLESQGVRLKKGDMLVVYTDGITEAMNPRKQQYGMEKFLRFIRENSDLSPDEFAEKFQDDLSQFAQGAEQNDDITMVVIKEKIEADEYLFARRKKLLEMVDIQKVPIAEACRMMGLSTSTYYRYKKRFEQYGEEGLLNKTLRVDDTPAQLSYTERNAVLEIIRKNPDFGPTRIRRELEQAGHAAIEDRTIYGELVRLRLNTKRQRYEFARRFGGTLTAEQEQEYQRLAQKVETASPVQDRGAYLEQIKDSLQRQEDSRIAAFKDRLRELGVDDERTDVLTAMFEEMEGQISPDQLRLLFDRVAGRVKELDREAEKRNVLSTARLDVMDEKQWQKRAAEGINLEVIAVPEEPAPVSFEEYEQRLLGDRKKEPEN; from the coding sequence ATGAGACTCTTCGCACGGCCAGTTAAAGAGATCTTTGCCGAATTCCCGGCGGTCGAGTCGAAGCTGCCCGATATTCGCGGCTTCGTCGAAGGGGTCATGGCCGAAACGCCATTTCGCCGCAAGGATGTCACCGCCATTCTTTTGGCAATCGAGGAGGCTTGTACGAATGTGATTCGGCATGCCTACCTGTACGGCGAAGGGACAATCAAGCTAAAACTGTCGCTCTATGCCGACCGCATTGGCGTCTCGATTTATGATCGCGGCCGCAGCTTCGAGTTCGAGAAAACCAGCGACCCCAATCTCGATCACTATATCAAGACCGGACGCAAGGGCGGACTCGGCATCTACCTGATCCGCAAGGTCACCGACGACGTCAGCTATCAGTCCAGCGGCGGCGTCAACGAGTTGCGGATTATGAAACGCTATCCCGGCGCCAAGCCGGAGACCGTGGTGAAAGCCGAAGGTGTCTCGATCCGCCTGAAGTTCGCGCTGTGGACTTCGCTCATCATGACGGCAGTCATCGTGTCAGTCTACTTCCTCTGGGAGTCGCGCATGGTGGACTGGCGCCAGGACCAGTTCGAAAGTTCGATCGAGGAGTACGGCAATGCGATCTCCGCGCAGGCCGCCAATCACTTCATCAACCGGTCGTCCGACGTCGAGTTTGACGAGTTTGTTCGCAATTTTGCGCGCCAGAATCAGGACGTCCGTTACATCTACATACTGGACGAACAAGGCACGATCCTGGCCTCAACTGACTCACCCGACAAATTGCACACTGCCTATCATCCTCCGGCCGCCGTCGATCCGGCACGCGTCGGCGACGCCCAGGTCTACAACGATCCCGCCGGGACCAACGTCTTCCATGTGATCGAAGCGGTCAACTATGAGGGACGCAATTTTGGCCGCCTGCATATCGGCTTTGGCGAGGAACGCTTGCTGCAGGGAATTGCCGCGGCCCGAAAAACCATTCTCATCACCATCGCGCTGGCGATGATAATCGTGATCGGCGCCGTCTATTTGCTCTCCAACTACTTCGTGCGCCCGATCCAGCGCCTGATTGACGGCGTGCGCCGCATCGGCAAAGGCGATCTCGATAGCAAGATCGAAGTCGCCGGTGCCGCCGAATACAACGCCATCGCCGAAGCGTTCAATGAGATGCGCGTCAAGTTCAAGGAGGCGCAAGCTAACGTCGTCGAGCAGGAGCGAATGCGCAAAGAAATGCAGGTCGCGCAGGACATCCAGCATACGCTGCTACCAAAAAGCTTCCCCGATATCGAAGGCTTTGACATCGCGACGATCTACCGCGCCGCCAAGGACGTCGGCGGCGATTATTACGACTTCGTCTGGCTTGATGAAAAGACGCTCGGCATCGTTGTGGCCGACGTCTCGGGCAAGGGCGTCCCCGGGTCGCTGGTGATGACGATGATCCGCACGGCGATTCGCCTCGAATCGCGCGGCGCCCGTTCACCCGTCGATATCCTGTGCAACGTCAACGAATTCGTCACCGAAGACGTGCGCAAGGGGATGTTCATCACGATCTTCATGGTCGTAATCGATACCCAGCAGCGCAAGATCTCCTTCGCCTCCGCCGGTCACAACCCGATGATCCTCTACCGTAAGGACGACGATAAGACCTACTTCATGAATCCGCGCGGCATCCCGCTCGGCATCACGCTGCCCGATGGCGTCAGCTTCGAAGAGAATCTCGAGAGCCAGGGCGTGCGCCTGAAGAAGGGCGATATGCTGGTCGTCTACACTGACGGTATCACCGAAGCGATGAACCCGCGCAAGCAACAGTACGGGATGGAGAAGTTCCTGCGCTTCATTCGTGAAAATTCCGACCTGTCCCCCGATGAATTCGCCGAGAAGTTTCAAGACGATCTCAGCCAGTTTGCCCAGGGCGCGGAGCAGAACGACGACATCACGATGGTCGTTATCAAGGAGAAGATTGAGGCCGACGAGTATCTCTTCGCGCGTCGCAAGAAGCTGCTGGAAATGGTGGATATCCAGAAAGTCCCGATTGCCGAAGCCTGCCGCATGATGGGGCTGTCGACTTCGACGTACTATCGCTACAAGAAGCGCTTCGAGCAGTATGGCGAGGAAGGGCTGCTCAACAAGACGCTGCGCGTTGACGATACGCCGGCACAACTGTCGTACACCGAGCGCAATGCCGTGCTGGAGATTATTCGCAAGAATCCCGATTTTGGTCCGACTCGCATCCGCCGCGAACTCGAGCAGGCGGGTCATGCGGCAATCGAAGATCGCACAATTTACGGCGAATTAGTGCGGCTGCGGCTCAATACCAAACGCCAGCGTTATGAATTCGCCAGGCGTTTCGGCGGCACCCTCACCGCCGAGCAGGAGCAGGAATATCAACGGCTCGCGCAAAAAGTCGAAACCGCATCCCCGGTGCAAGACCGCGGTGCGTATCTGGAGCAAATCAAGGACAGTCTGCAGCGTCAGGAAGACAGCCGCATCGCTGCCTTTAAGGATCGTTTGCGCGAATTGGGTGTCGACGACGAGCGCACCGACGTCCTGACCGCTATGTTCGAGGAAATGGAAGGTCAAATATCGCCCGACCAGCTGCGTTTATTATTTGACCGGGTGGCTGGACGCGTCAAAGAACTCGACCGTGAAGCCGAAAAGCGCAACGTCCTTTCCACCGCGCGCCTGGATGTGATGGACGAGAAGCAGTGGCAGAAGCGTGCCGCCGAAGGCATAAATCTCGAAGTGATCGCCGTGCCGGAGGAACCGGCGCCGGTCTCGTTCGAAGAGTACGAGCAGCGGCTGTTAGGTGATCGCAAGAAGGAACCCGAGAATTGA
- a CDS encoding ParA family protein, translating to MKKIAVITCKGGTGKTTTVINLAHCLAMSGKRTLILDCDSQANVAMAFNVRPQKGLAELLTTGDVEISSLRPNLYLIDSGSTRLVETELFLARQVDREQRLRVVLENLRGTDYVICDCPPAINLINMNVLNYVDGVVIPVSMDFFACEGAKKTLKLLDDLYEKIGRRVELLGILATFFDTRTKISKSIYNQLLTEYGEKLFSTRIRINTQLKEAQMMYKTVFEHAPYSNGALDYFLFTKEIVNYRQNGHPIAATKDEAQAWTT from the coding sequence TTGAAGAAGATCGCCGTCATCACCTGCAAGGGCGGAACCGGCAAGACCACTACCGTCATCAACCTCGCCCACTGTTTGGCCATGTCCGGCAAACGGACGTTGATCCTCGATTGCGACAGCCAGGCGAATGTCGCTATGGCCTTCAACGTGCGGCCACAGAAGGGACTGGCGGAGTTGCTGACGACCGGCGACGTTGAGATTTCGTCGCTGCGTCCGAATCTGTACCTGATTGATTCCGGCTCAACGCGTTTGGTCGAGACGGAGTTGTTCCTGGCGCGCCAGGTCGACCGCGAACAGCGCCTCCGAGTCGTGCTGGAAAACCTGCGCGGTACCGATTACGTCATTTGCGATTGCCCGCCGGCTATCAATCTGATCAATATGAATGTCCTGAATTACGTCGACGGCGTCGTCATCCCGGTGTCCATGGATTTTTTTGCTTGTGAGGGCGCCAAGAAGACGCTTAAGTTGCTCGACGACCTTTACGAGAAGATTGGCCGGCGCGTCGAATTGCTGGGCATCCTGGCGACCTTCTTCGACACCCGGACGAAAATCTCGAAATCGATCTACAACCAGTTGTTGACGGAGTACGGCGAAAAACTGTTTTCCACGCGCATCCGCATCAATACGCAGTTGAAGGAAGCGCAGATGATGTACAAGACGGTCTTCGAGCATGCGCCCTATTCCAACGGCGCCCTCGACTACTTCCTGTTCACCAAGGAGATCGTCAACTACCGCCAGAACGGCCACCCGATCGCGGCCACAAAGGACGAAGCGCAGGCATGGACGACATAA
- a CDS encoding anti-sigma factor antagonist (This anti-anti-sigma factor, or anti-sigma factor antagonist, belongs to a family that includes characterized members SpoIIAA, RsbV, RsfA, and RsfB.): MDDIRISLDTSGQSGDITLVRVDGVIDTMTASELERVMNSLMEQKRYKIIIDLAGVDYISSAGWGIFISNIREIKSNAGDIKLARMIPSVYEIFELLEFDSILKAYDNIEKAKIEFRGGNGASADQPAEDVRQHNQKEAEKVSLARQVETATAEMEPPQAAVKPVVRAKAEPAVTPQPTARPGVASMVLALVKTDPFYSIRELVRIVNSDANGSNPPISWWGVFGILRRHSLLSKKNRFRFSRQP; this comes from the coding sequence ATGGACGACATAAGAATTTCTCTGGACACCTCGGGGCAAAGCGGCGACATCACGCTGGTCCGCGTCGATGGCGTGATCGACACGATGACTGCTTCCGAACTCGAACGGGTCATGAACTCGTTGATGGAGCAGAAGCGCTACAAAATCATCATCGATCTGGCCGGCGTCGACTACATTTCCTCCGCGGGCTGGGGCATCTTCATCAGCAATATTCGCGAGATCAAATCGAATGCTGGCGATATTAAGCTGGCCCGCATGATTCCCAGCGTGTACGAGATTTTCGAGCTGCTGGAGTTTGACTCGATCCTCAAGGCTTACGACAACATTGAGAAGGCCAAGATCGAATTTCGCGGCGGCAACGGTGCCTCCGCCGACCAACCAGCGGAAGATGTCCGCCAACACAATCAGAAGGAGGCCGAGAAGGTCTCGCTCGCGCGTCAGGTGGAGACTGCGACTGCCGAAATGGAACCGCCCCAAGCGGCGGTCAAACCGGTCGTTCGGGCTAAGGCGGAACCGGCGGTTACCCCGCAACCAACCGCCCGGCCCGGCGTCGCGAGCATGGTCTTGGCATTGGTCAAAACCGATCCGTTTTACTCAATTCGTGAACTGGTTCGCATCGTCAACAGCGATGCCAACGGCAGCAATCCACCCATCAGTTGGTGGGGCGTGTTCGGCATCCTGCGCCGGCATTCGCTGCTCTCGAAGAAGAATCGATTCCGCTTCAGCCGTCAGCCGTAG
- a CDS encoding GGDEF domain-containing protein: MFLALAAYVATILALLVGALVVPDLARILLITAAVIVAAGGVLLWLLMRARGISRLDGIVRLYMQQVEQIHKDFSQHKQLDRQVAALAQFFHEDLGLPSVAVFARRKRGFMLTDTYGVARDDLKAYRVLFRSELETSMEKRESAIAFRKIYPGDGSEGNAAHPFDHAVPVLTGGRCNYFIAFAQPRELPFKLMRPFLLSLADQVGNYKHLDDAGFKHNQSVMKLKQQIDTLRRERDNVAKASTQDPMNLLSAVDRLARIYDRSKLYAAYLKLLAEEFKVQSSVLLLNDSEGRNLTRQVDRGRLPNLPGNFTLPANHPLLSRLSAEAPILSLAALDEPLKSDSGIQALTAAGVHCFALLNGSNSRDGYIGLACSPDQISAQGFEVFRTFSRMLGLILDNLSNFEKIERLSYTDEITGLYNYRYFYKRLQQEMTRAQRFSRHLGLVIFDVDGFKVFNDTYGHQSGDFLLEQLGALLTKSVRSIDIVSRYGGEEFCIVMPDTNAADCANFMERLRIAILNNEFKDKFSAESLRITVSLGGAIYPNDAQRIDRLIYCADMALLQAKSTGKNKSFMFDENLITVKK, translated from the coding sequence ATGTTTCTCGCATTGGCAGCCTACGTAGCGACGATTTTGGCGCTATTGGTCGGAGCGCTGGTTGTTCCAGATCTGGCGCGGATCCTGCTGATCACGGCGGCGGTCATCGTCGCGGCCGGCGGCGTCCTGCTTTGGCTATTGATGCGCGCCCGCGGAATCAGTCGTCTCGACGGCATCGTGCGGCTGTACATGCAGCAGGTCGAGCAAATCCACAAAGACTTTTCTCAGCACAAGCAATTGGATCGGCAGGTGGCCGCCCTGGCGCAATTCTTCCACGAAGACCTCGGCCTGCCCTCGGTAGCTGTGTTCGCGCGGCGCAAGCGCGGTTTCATGTTGACCGATACCTACGGCGTCGCGCGCGATGACTTGAAAGCCTACCGCGTGCTCTTCCGCAGCGAATTGGAAACGAGCATGGAGAAGCGCGAATCGGCCATCGCGTTTCGCAAAATCTATCCCGGTGACGGCAGTGAAGGCAATGCCGCTCACCCCTTCGATCACGCGGTGCCGGTTCTGACCGGCGGCCGCTGCAACTACTTCATCGCCTTCGCCCAGCCCCGGGAGCTGCCGTTCAAACTCATGCGCCCCTTCCTGCTGTCGCTGGCGGATCAGGTGGGAAATTACAAACACCTTGATGATGCCGGCTTCAAGCACAACCAAAGCGTGATGAAGTTGAAACAGCAGATCGACACGCTGCGGCGGGAGCGCGACAACGTCGCCAAAGCATCGACTCAGGACCCGATGAATCTCTTGTCCGCCGTCGATCGCCTGGCGCGGATCTACGATCGCAGCAAGCTCTATGCCGCCTATCTCAAGCTCCTGGCCGAGGAATTCAAGGTGCAGTCGTCGGTGCTGCTGCTCAACGATAGCGAAGGTCGTAACCTCACCCGCCAGGTCGATCGCGGTCGACTGCCCAATCTTCCCGGCAATTTTACGCTGCCCGCCAATCACCCGCTCTTGAGCCGGTTGTCGGCCGAAGCGCCGATCCTGTCGCTGGCCGCGCTCGATGAACCGCTGAAGTCCGATTCGGGCATTCAGGCCCTAACGGCCGCCGGGGTCCACTGCTTCGCGCTGCTCAATGGCTCCAACTCCCGCGATGGCTACATCGGTTTGGCCTGTTCTCCCGACCAGATCTCCGCCCAGGGCTTTGAGGTCTTCCGTACCTTTAGTCGCATGCTCGGATTGATTCTCGATAACTTGTCCAACTTCGAAAAGATCGAGCGCTTGTCCTATACCGACGAAATCACCGGCCTCTACAACTACCGATACTTTTACAAACGTCTCCAGCAGGAAATGACTCGTGCTCAGCGCTTTAGCCGTCATCTCGGCTTGGTGATCTTTGATGTTGACGGTTTCAAGGTTTTTAACGATACTTACGGCCACCAGTCGGGGGACTTTCTATTGGAGCAACTTGGTGCATTATTGACCAAGTCGGTGCGTTCCATCGACATCGTGTCGCGTTACGGCGGCGAGGAGTTTTGTATTGTGATGCCGGATACGAACGCTGCTGATTGCGCGAATTTCATGGAACGCCTCCGCATTGCCATCCTCAACAATGAGTTCAAAGATAAATTTTCCGCCGAAAGCCTGCGCATCACCGTATCACTGGGTGGAGCAATTTATCCTAATGACGCACAACGAATTGACCGATTAATATACTGTGCCGACATGGCCTTGTTGCAGGCCAAAAGTACCGGCAAGAACAAGTCGTTCATGTTCGACGAGAATCTTATCACCGTGAAAAAGTAG
- a CDS encoding polysaccharide biosynthesis/export family protein: MTRKFTVSLMVIALWFVLTPGAARADYVIGIDDVLHVSFWQQPTLDQTVTVNADGKVTLSVIGEITAAGLTTAQLSRKIVEQVSRFNRDISQATVVVTAYNSQTVFVEGQVVTPGRYAREVIPDIWTIIKEMGGVTATGDLTNVRLIRGGAIDPGTVLTVDVLSAIRSRDFSKLPEVHAKDIIRVPPTLGGVPAAIATVEPEATRGVFYIVGAVARPNVYTLDAKIDLFEAIALAGGTSPDADLKSIRVSSKSGEYANVYEVNLDKQLKSGSPKRYILQPEDAIYVPLRRGGFGGGFNLFRDIVTLGTTITSTILLIDRINN, encoded by the coding sequence ATGACAAGGAAGTTTACAGTTTCACTGATGGTCATCGCCCTCTGGTTTGTTCTCACCCCCGGTGCGGCCAGGGCGGACTATGTCATCGGGATCGATGATGTCCTGCACGTTTCGTTCTGGCAGCAGCCGACACTTGATCAGACGGTAACCGTCAACGCCGATGGCAAGGTCACCCTCTCGGTCATCGGCGAAATCACCGCCGCCGGACTGACCACGGCCCAGCTTTCCCGCAAGATCGTCGAGCAGGTCTCGCGCTTCAATCGCGACATCAGTCAGGCGACGGTCGTCGTTACCGCCTATAATTCGCAGACCGTGTTTGTTGAAGGTCAGGTCGTCACTCCGGGCCGCTATGCCCGTGAGGTGATTCCCGATATCTGGACGATCATCAAGGAAATGGGCGGCGTGACAGCAACCGGTGATCTGACCAACGTCCGCCTGATTCGCGGCGGCGCGATTGATCCCGGCACGGTGTTGACCGTTGATGTGCTGTCCGCGATTCGTTCGCGGGACTTCTCCAAGCTCCCCGAGGTGCACGCCAAGGACATCATTCGCGTGCCCCCCACTCTCGGCGGCGTTCCCGCCGCGATTGCGACCGTTGAGCCCGAAGCGACCCGTGGCGTCTTCTACATCGTCGGAGCCGTGGCCCGGCCGAATGTCTACACGCTCGATGCCAAGATCGATTTGTTCGAAGCCATCGCATTGGCCGGCGGTACCAGCCCCGATGCCGACCTGAAAAGCATTCGCGTCTCATCCAAGAGCGGCGAGTATGCGAACGTTTACGAAGTCAATCTCGACAAGCAACTGAAGTCTGGCAGCCCCAAGCGCTACATCCTCCAGCCGGAGGACGCAATCTACGTCCCGCTTCGTCGGGGTGGCTTTGGCGGCGGCTTCAACCTGTTCCGTGACATCGTCACGTTAGGAACGACTATCACGTCGACGATTCTCTTGATCGACCGGATAAACAATTGA